A genomic region of Metopolophium dirhodum isolate CAU chromosome 1, ASM1992520v1, whole genome shotgun sequence contains the following coding sequences:
- the LOC132953818 gene encoding uncharacterized protein LOC132953818, with amino-acid sequence MLTSSKSEDEEVAGTILTSDSQQLWENVTIISNACVGATKTWQLYRKCYNDIMWLTKGKVPSKASYNKTGGGDKPDSDYLREIENKVVNMIGPTAIHGHEGIMEAEASISYLNDCSDDTINLPLEDNEFVFCN; translated from the exons ATGTTAACTTCTTCCAAATCTGAAGATGAAGAAGTGGCCGGAACAATATTAACATCAG ATTCCCAACAGCTTTGGGAAAATGTGACCATTATTTCAAATGCATGTGTTGGCGCAACTAAGACATGGCAGCTTTACAGAAAA TGCTACAATGACATAATGTGGTTGACTAAAGGCAAAGTCCCATCTAAGGCGTCATATAATAAAACGGGAGGCGGTGACAAACCGGACAGCGATTACCTTCGTGAAATAGAAAACAAGGTTGTAAATATGATTGGTCCTACAGCAATCCACGGTCATGAAGGTATCATGGAAGCAGAGGCATCAATATCTTATTTAAACGACTGTAGCGACGACACAATAAATTTGCCTTTAGAAGATAATGAGTTCGTATTTTGTAATTAG
- the LOC132953819 gene encoding uncharacterized protein LOC132953819, with the protein MEADGIAEGFLKSIELHGLKFNRLIGDGDSSVTKRLREVIPYGPTRLVEKIECSNHLLRNFGTKISAISLNRKYPVLLRNFIKTNIKKFPIAIRKEIEYRKELKAPQHEKISGLILDISNSFYHILGQHNKCDEYFCNNKQKISENLVPAAFDCGLMSEFKLVAQRLIDNATSLLHDVTKNICEQFNSVINTFIAGKRINFSQRNSYNTRVKAAIVSFNSGGMFLRHMHKNITNNSPGKIGKQFLSTKLRKLTETRKRRQLFPVKKLDCILYDLRYMYH; encoded by the exons ATGGAAGCAGATGGCATTGCAGAGGGTTTTTTAAAAAGCATAGAGTTACACGGTCTCAAATTCAATCGATTAattg gcgATGGAGATAGCAGCGTTACAAAACGTCTAAGAGAAGTTATACCTTATGGTCCTACAAGATTAGTAGAGAAAATAGAGTGTAGTAATCACCTACTACGTAATTTTGGAACCAAAATTTCAGCAATTTCTCTAAATAGAAAGTATCCTGTTTTGTTGAGAAactttattaaaaccaatatcaAAAAATTCCCTATTGCAATTCGAAAAGAAATTGAGTATCGAAAAGAATTGAAGGCACCACAGCATGAAAAAATATCAG gtCTTATATTGGATATTAGCAATAGTTTTTACCATATATTAGGTCAACATAATAAATGTGATGAAtacttttgtaataataaacaaaagatTAGTGAAAACTTAGTGCCAGCTGCATTTGACTGTGGATTAATGTCAGAATTTAAATTGGTGGCACAACGACTTATTGATAATGCTACAAGTCTATTACACGATGTAACGAAGAATATTTGTGAACAATTCAACAgtgttattaatacatttattgcgGGAAAGCGAATTAACTTTTCACAGAGGAATTCGTATAATACTCGTGTAAAAGCTGCAATTGTATCGTTTAACTCTGGTGGAATGTTTCTTAGACATATgcacaaaaatattactaacaaTAGTCCAG gtAAAATCGGAAAACAATTTTTGTCCACAAAACTCCGAAAACTAACGGAAACGCGAAAACGACGACAACTATTTCCGGTTAAAAAACTCGATTGTATTTTATATGACTTACGCTATATGTATCATTAA
- the LOC132953820 gene encoding uncharacterized protein LOC132953820 yields the protein MCAKTRVAPLKAMTIPRLELNGALLLAELARKVADAWGNNTHSFQLWTDSTVVLGWLKSHNKRLKTYVANRVNQILEITEARQWRHVRTNENPADIASRGVKPAELLRNNFWWNGPEWLTQDAEQWKISALPDEEETLPEIKPVQLALISIDSSKDLLQHYSSWKKLVRAIAWLNRFVEYRKTKGSGTNATKYLVLSELRSAEKILIKRAQADEFSLELLAMLKQKEIPKGSKLKGLCPLLRTDGLIVVGGRLENADLGENQIHPVVLPAKHKITRLIFEDYHQTLLHCGPQMLLAEVRQCYWPLRGRIMARSTVTRCVNCVRARPRFEPPLMAPLPRQRVQMSRPFTVTGVDFAGPLQIQSGIRRVTTKKAWIAVFVCFSTRAIHLEPVVGLTSEASLAALRRFMARRGKSTKIYSDNATNFVGVQKELRTYLENSERYMADEGVQWHFNPPSAPHFGGLWENAVKSTKHHLYRVIKDSRLNLEELQTLLCQIEACVNSRPMTPLSSDPGEPNALTPAHFLIGGPLLLPPEPEIPSEIVSNLRRWKHVQGLMQIFWKRWHKEYLPQLQVRGRWVTPRKNMSVDDIVVIKEDCTPPTKWKLGRIMQVHPGIDGIVRVVTLRTSTQAEVRRPVAKLCRLPTDAEIQVETHHFQRGENVAAATIRQ from the coding sequence ATGTGTGCCAAAACTCGTGTAGCGCCGCTAAAGGCAATGACAATACCACGTCTTGAGTTGAATGGGGCATTGCTGTTAGCAGAGCTTGCAAGAAAGGTAGCAGATGCATGGGGGAACAATACACACTCCTTTCAGTTGTGGACAGACTCAACCGTCGTTCTGGGATGGTTGAAAAGTCACAACAAACGACTCAAGACATATGTCGCAAACAGGGTGAACCAGATACTAGAAATTACTGAGGCTAGACAGTGGAGACACGTCCGCACTAATGAAAATCCTGCCGACATTGCATCTCGTGGAGTAAAGCCAGCAGAACTCTTGAGAAATAATTTCTGGTGGAACGGTCCAGAGTGGCTGACCCAAGACGCAGAGCAATGGAAGATCTCAGCCTTACCAGACGAAGAAGAAACATTACCGGAAATAAAGCCAGTGCAACTAGCACTTATCTCAATTGACTCATCCAAGGACCTATTACAGCATTACTCAAGTTGGAAAAAACTTGTTCGGGCAATTGCTTGGCTGAACAGATTCGTCGAATATCGAAAGACGAAGGGAAGTGGGACCAATGCGactaaatatttggttttatctGAACTAAGGTCAGCAgagaaaatattaatcaaacgaGCACAAGCCGATGAGTTTTCATTGGAGCTCCTAGCAATGCTTAAACAAAAGGAGATTCCAAAGGGTAGCAAACTCAAAGGGTTATGCCCATTACTGCGAACGGACGGCCTAATAGTGGTAGGAGGAAGACTTGAAAATGCAGACCTTGGTGAGAATCAGATACACCCAGTTGTTCTACCAGCAAAACATAAGATAACAAGACTAATTTTCGAGGACTATCATCAAACACTCCTCCACTGTGGACCGCAAATGCTACTAGCAGAAGTTAGACAATGTTACTGGCCCTTAAGGGGTAGGATAATGGCTCGTTCTACAGTAACACGCTGTGTCAATTGCGTTCGTGCAAGACCAAGATTTGAACCCCCACTTATGGCCCCTTTACCAAGGCAAAGAGTGCAAATGTCGCGCCCATTTACCGTAACTGGTGTAGATTTTGCAGGGCCATTACAAATTCAAAGTGGCATACGTCGCGTGACAACAAAGAAAGCATGGATAGCGGTGTTTGTATGTTTTTCTACAAGAGCTATACACTTAGAACCCGTCGTAGGCTTAACAAGCGAAGCCTCCCTTGCAGCCTTACGTAGGTTTATGGCGAGACGTGGAAAAAGCACCAAGATCTACAGCGATAATGCAACAAACTTCGTGGGTGTGCAAAAAGAGCTAAGGACATATTTAGAAAACAGTGAAAGGTACATGGCTGACGAAGGAGTTCAATGGCATTTTAATCCACCATCGGCACCACACTTCGGTGGCCTTTGGGAAAATGCTGTAAAAAGTACTAAGCATCACTTATATCGGGTAATCAAGGACAGTCGGCTGAATCTGGAGGAGTTGCAAACATTGCTATGCCAGATTGAGGCATGTGTCAACTCACGGCCTATGACACCACTAAGTAGTGACCCAGGAGAACCCAATGCCCTTACACCAGCTCACTTCCTCATCGGTGGCCCACTGCTCCTACCACCTGAACCGGAAATACCAAGTGAGATAGTTAGCAATCTCCGCCGCTGGAAGCATGTCCAAGGATTGATGCAGATATTCTGGAAACGCTGGCATAAGGAGTATCTACCTCAGCTCCAGGTTCGAGGACGATGGGTTACACCCAGAAAAAACATGAGTGTAGACGACATAGTAGTTATAAAAGAAGACTGCACACCACCTACCAAATGGAAGCTGGGACGCATAATGCAAGTACACCCAGGTATCGATGGAATAGTCAGAGTGGTTACCTTACGGACGTCAACTCAAGCAGAAGTGCGCCGACCAGTCGCAAAGTTATGCCGACTGCCAACAGATGCCGAGATCCAAGTTGAAACCCATCACTTTCAACGGGGGGAGAATGTCGCCGCCGCGACAATACGGCAATAG